In one Nicotiana sylvestris chromosome 8, ASM39365v2, whole genome shotgun sequence genomic region, the following are encoded:
- the LOC104245029 gene encoding uncharacterized protein translates to MTPRMVAGFRRSLSFNYPNHSNKPNKKAFHVRSTSLPCDRSHPLISQLKDGLNELKTWASKPEARTSAWLCDGLTQLKIVHESLDDLLQLPQTRESLHNHSELVEKLLEDFLRFVDVYGIFRTLILTFKEEHSAAQVALRRKDESKIVSYVKALRKLAKEMDKLMSNVQYCIGKYVLVLPQQYSIEDTELVEILKDVLEVTVLVSVELFNGLSVSMSLPKSSCSWSAKKTKKVKLDEGIEEFSKMSLLRKKIESEELKMVSKKMHELEDCICEIEICGQKVFRSLINARVSLLNVYTQ, encoded by the coding sequence ATGACTCCAAGAATGGTTGCCGGTTTTCGAAGATCTCTTTCTTTCAACTATCCAAATCATTCAAACAAGCCAAACAAAAAAGCTTTTCACGTTCGATCCACTAGTCTTCCATGTGATCGATCCCATCCTTTAATTTCTCAGCTCAAGGATGGGCTCAACGAGCTCAAAACATGGGCTTCCAAGCCCGAAGCCCGCACCTCTGCATGGCTCTGCGATGGCTTAACACAACTCAAAATCGTTCACGAATCCCTCGACGATCTCCTCCAACTTCCTCAAACCCGTGAGTCTCTCCATAACCACTCCGAACTCGTTGAGAAGCTTCTAGAAGACTTCCTTCGATTCGTCGATGTTTATGGGATTTTCCGGACTTTAATTCTCACATTCAAGGAAGAACATTCGGCTGCACAAGTTGCTTTAAGACGCAAAGATGAATCCAAGATTGTTTCCTACGTTAAAGCTCTAAGAAAATTAGCAAAAGAAATGGACAAACTCATGTCCAACGTGCAATATTGTATAGGAAAATATGTCCTTGTCCTACCCCAACAATATTCTATAGAAGATACAGAGCTAGTCGAAATATTGAAAGACGTTTTAGAAGTGACTGTATTAGTTTCTGTTGAGCTTTTTAATGGGCTTTCTGTGTCAATGTCATTGCCAAAATCATCTTGTTCTTGGTCGGCAAAGAAAACGAAGAAAGTGAAATTGGATGAAGGGATTGAAGAGTTTTCAAAAATGAGCTTGTTGAGAAAGAAAATAGAAAGTGAAGAGCTGAAGATGGTTTCTAAAAAAATGCATGAATTGGAAGATTGCATTTGTGAGATTGAAATTTGTGGGCAGAAAGTGTTTAGGAGTTTAATTAACGCTAGGGTTTCATTGCTCAATGTATACACACAgtag